GAAACCCGAGCTCGGTTGGGTCGGTCGGGGTGGCTGGGTGACCACCGGCGCGGGGGTCGTTCGCCTGTCCAGTGGTCCCTGCACAGCGACCAGGCCGACGGCCACGGCGACGGTCAGCAGCACGGCTCCCGAGGCGAGGCGGGCACGGCGCAGCCGCCCCCGGCGGCGGATGGCGGCAACCGGCGGGGGCATGGCCTGGTCGGCGTGGTCGCCGACCAGCTCGGCCATCTGCCGCTGCAGCTCATCCTCGCGCATGCCCACGTTCCTCCTGCCCTTCCTCCAGATGGACGCCGAGCGCGGCGCGCGCTCGGGCCAGCCGGCTCTTCACCGTCCCGGTCGGCAGCCTGAGCTGTTGGGCCACCCGCTCCACCGGCAGGTCGGCGCCGTAGTACAGCACCAGGACCTGCCGGTAGTGGAGCGGCAGCCGCCGCAGGCCAGCCTCGATCGCCAGCCGGTCGGTCGAGCGTCC
This window of the Actinomycetota bacterium genome carries:
- a CDS encoding sigma factor-like helix-turn-helix DNA-binding protein, translated to WVRRVAFNLATSGLRRARRQLAARARLGAPAAEPGRSTDRLAIEAGLRRLPLHYRQVLVLYYGADLPVERVAQQLRLPTGTVKSRLARARAALGVHLEEGQEERGHARG